GTGCATGGGCTGCAGCCTCTGAATTTAATGTAGGTGTTAATATGTCTGAGAAAGTGGATAACAGCACATTAAGTTATTCTACTAGCTCAGGGGCACAACCTGGTAATGAACTATCTTATGCCTTTGACGGATCATTTGATGCTAATCATTGGCATACCCCATGGAGTGGTATTCCTGGGTTCCCTCATGAAGTCATTATTGATTTAGGCGAAGCTAAAAATGTTGTTCAATTTAACTATACGCCTAGAGCTGGTGGCGGAAACGGTACGGTTGCCGGTTATGAAGTTTATGTGAGCGACAATAATAGCGACTGGGGTAATGCTGTTGCAACGGGCACTTGGAAAGGTAATGGTAACACTGAAGTTGCAGCGTTTGATGCAACAACAGGCCGTTATATTAAGTTTGTTGCATTAAGTGAGAAAAATGGCAATAACTTTGCTGCCGCAGTTGAGTTTGGTATTCGTGTTAACCCATAATTAGTTAACGATGAGTGTTAAAAGGAAGAAGAGTAAAGCCTTCTTCCTTTTTTATTTAGAGTAAAGAACATGATGAAAATGAAATCGGTGTATCAACACGTAAAATATTGTGTAGTAGGTATGGTGTGTCTTGGTATGCTTGGTGCATGTGGTTCTAGCACAAACAAGACTGAAAAAACTGCAAACCAGGCAGTGGTTTTAACTACTGACGATCTTACCATTGAAGTGCCTATTGCCGGTAATAGTTGGATTGAAAACGATATAGAAGCATCCGATACGTTGATCACCAAAGAAGGGATAACGCAGTGGCAAAGTGAGCAACACCAATTATCTACTTACTTTTATGTTAGTAAAGTGGGTAAAGTTAATTTAGGGCTTAAAGCCAAAACATTAGCTGGTACATCGACGATTTTGGTTGAGCTCAATGATCAGAAAAAACGTATTTTGTTGTCCAATAGCATTGAAAAGATTATTCCTATTGGACAATTTGAGGTAGTAAAACCAGGCTACCAGAAAGTTATAATTACAGGTATTGAAACCTCTAGCGAGTATTACCCTACTATTTCGCAACTGTTGATTGGCGGTGAAGCAACCGCCGGTAGTAATTATTATGTCAAAGATGATTTTTACTGGGGGCGAAGAGGGCCATCAGTGCATTTGCAATATCAATTACCAGATGAAGACGGCAGCTATGAATGGTTTTATAGTGAGATCACCGTGCCTAAAGGGCAAGACACGCTAGGTTCTTATTATATGGCAAATGGCTTTAATGGTGGCTATTTCGGTATACAAGTTAATTCTGAAACTGAACGCAGAGTTTTGTTTTCTATTTGGAGTCCATATCAAACAGATGATCCAACGACTATCCCAGAAGAATACAAAATAAAGTTGTTAAAAAAAGGCGATGATGTTTATACAGGAAAGTTTGGTAACGAAGGCTCTGGTGGTCAAAGTTATGTAAAATATCCTTGGAAAACAGGGGTTACCTATGGTTTTTTAACTCGTTATCAACCAAGGCCCGAGGAAAATAAAACAGATTTCACTGCCTATTTTTATGACCCTCAAATAAAAGAATGGCATCTTATTGCTAGCTTTAGAAGACCCAAAACGACAACTTATTTAGCATCACCATACTCTTTTTTAGAGAACTTTATACCAGGTGCAGGTCAATTCGAACGTATGGCTAAATATGGCAATCAATGGGTGAAATCAAGTGATAAAGCATGGGAGCCTATGCTACACGCAAAATTTACTTATGATGCAACGGCAAGAAAAGAAGCGCGTGTTGATTACCAAGGCGGCATTCAAGGTGACGGTTTTTATTTGAAAAACACGGGTTTTTTCTCCGAACATACTGCATATAAAACACCGTTTACACGCAAAAGTACACAATTACCACCTATAAATTTGGAACAACTTCCTTAGTGCTTAGTACCCGTTGGTGTTGGGTTAGCTTAGGTTGAGTAATATTGCTTAACCTAAGCTTTTTTAAGCGTTAAATGTTGCTGAAGTCTACTTAATATGACCAAAATTTTATTTAATTGTAATAGCTATGGCATGAGTAAAGTTTGCCTTATTACCGTAGTTTTTGTTTGTTCTATTTTTAGCTCGGCGTTTGTAACCGCAGCTAAAACAGCGCCATTTAAATCAACGCTATTGAAAGTAATGACCTATAACGTAAGGCATGGTACTGATTTACATGGTGATATAAGTATTGCAAAACAAGCGGCGTTTATAAAACAACATAATGTTGACTTGTTGGCACTACAGGAAATTGACCAAGAAACCAAGCGTGTTAATGGCGCAAACCAAACAAAATATTTTGCCAATTCGTTATCATTAAATGGTTTGTTTCAACCATTTATGATTTTTGATGGCGGTCAATATGGCATTGCTGCATTCAGTAAAATGCCAATTTTGAAAAGTAAGTCGATAACATTACCCAATGGCTTAGAGCCTAGAAGCTTTCCTTTGTTGACCGTTAACGTTGAAACCCAGCCGCTGATTTTTGTACCCGTTCATTTTGATTGGCCGACGAATGACAGAGCGCGTTTTGAACAAGCAACGCAATTACTTTCGCAATTAGATATAAAGTTACCAATTGTTTTAGCAGGTGATTTTAATGATTACCCTGACTCACGTACCATAGCACTGTTTAAAGATGCCGGATTTTCATTTATCGTGAATAATACTTCAACGTTCTTAGGCCCAAATGAGGGGGGAAAGTCTATTGTTGAAATTGATTTTATTGCGGTTAGGAGTGGCCAGACGACTTCTCTTTCGTTATTAGAGAGCTTTGTTTTTGAACAGCATATTTTTTCGGATCATGCAGCGGTCCTTTCATCAATACTTGTCACTCAAAAACAAATTAATACGGCTTATTGATAAACCAAAGCTCGACGTTTAACGTCGAGCTTTATCTATTGAACATTAATGGCTGCATGTGAGTTGCTAAAAATACTGTTTTGTCTAAGCCACTTTTGTCGTGTTAAGCCTAACCTGATCTAACGACTGTTTAAGGTCGGAAATGATGTCGGTCACATTCTCTAGGCCAACGGAGATTCTTATTAAGCCGTCACTAATACCTGCTTTAGCGCGCTCTTCATCGCTATAAGGAGAATGTGTCATTGATGCTGGGTGTTGAATTAAAGATTCAGCATCACCTAAACTGACGGCGATGGAAAATAACTGCATACGATTAATAAATTCGGCACCACCTGTTACGTCACATTTGAGCTCAAAACCGATAACGCCACCAGCAGCCTTCATTTGTTTACCTATGTACTGGTGGCCTTGATGCGAGGGTAGTCCTGGGTAATATACGGTATCTACCGCAGGGTGGCTTTCTAAGAATTCAGCAACTAACTGTGCATTTTGGCAATGTCTTTCAATTCGAATAGGCAAGGTTTTTAAACCACGTATGATCAACCATGCATCATGAGGGC
The Thalassotalea hakodatensis genome window above contains:
- a CDS encoding DUF3472 domain-containing protein, which produces MMKMKSVYQHVKYCVVGMVCLGMLGACGSSTNKTEKTANQAVVLTTDDLTIEVPIAGNSWIENDIEASDTLITKEGITQWQSEQHQLSTYFYVSKVGKVNLGLKAKTLAGTSTILVELNDQKKRILLSNSIEKIIPIGQFEVVKPGYQKVIITGIETSSEYYPTISQLLIGGEATAGSNYYVKDDFYWGRRGPSVHLQYQLPDEDGSYEWFYSEITVPKGQDTLGSYYMANGFNGGYFGIQVNSETERRVLFSIWSPYQTDDPTTIPEEYKIKLLKKGDDVYTGKFGNEGSGGQSYVKYPWKTGVTYGFLTRYQPRPEENKTDFTAYFYDPQIKEWHLIASFRRPKTTTYLASPYSFLENFIPGAGQFERMAKYGNQWVKSSDKAWEPMLHAKFTYDATARKEARVDYQGGIQGDGFYLKNTGFFSEHTAYKTPFTRKSTQLPPINLEQLP
- a CDS encoding endonuclease/exonuclease/phosphatase family protein, producing MTKILFNCNSYGMSKVCLITVVFVCSIFSSAFVTAAKTAPFKSTLLKVMTYNVRHGTDLHGDISIAKQAAFIKQHNVDLLALQEIDQETKRVNGANQTKYFANSLSLNGLFQPFMIFDGGQYGIAAFSKMPILKSKSITLPNGLEPRSFPLLTVNVETQPLIFVPVHFDWPTNDRARFEQATQLLSQLDIKLPIVLAGDFNDYPDSRTIALFKDAGFSFIVNNTSTFLGPNEGGKSIVEIDFIAVRSGQTTSLSLLESFVFEQHIFSDHAAVLSSILVTQKQINTAY